Genomic window (Pseudomonadota bacterium):
GTCTGGGTCTACTTCATCGCCGCCGGACTCGCCAGCGTCATCGGTGGCATCGCCGCAGGTCAGTCGGCGCAATTGGCAAGCCTCTCCCCCTTCTCGTCCGACGAGGAGCCGATGCTCAATTAGGTGCTCTGTTTCGTCTTCATCTCCGTAGGTTCCGCCTTGATCAGAGATCGAGGACGAGACGGGATCGATTCAGGTGCGGGACGTGCCCGGCCTCGTCCACGTGCTGAGCCATACCAGCGGCAGCATCGAGATCACGCGGGTGGGAGCCGTACGCGTCGACGAGGACAGCTCAGGCTCCATCAAAGCGTCGACCGTGGCAGGTCCGCAAGCCATTTGAAGCTGCGGACCGCCGTGACCGGGAACGCCTCCGAATGACCTGACCGCTCGACCACCTCGAGCGCGTGCAGCTTGAGGCCGGCACTGCCGTTTCCCCCCAGCGTTGATATCAACACCTGAATCTCGGCCATGGCCTCCGTTTCTTTCTCGCCAACACTAACGTAAACGTTGGCATCGAAAGCCGTACCCTCCGTTTTGCGCTTGGCCGCGAGACCCTGGACGAACTCCAGACTCCCGGAGTTGAAGGCGGGGCTGCCGAGCACGTCGTGCGTGAACGTGTCCGGCGCTTCTAGAAGAATCCGAAGGAACCGCCCAGCGAGACGCCGAAGTAGATGCGCTGCGCCGGGTCCGCAGCGTAGTTGGCCTCCACGTAGTTGATGACGTCATCGCGAATGAGCGTCAGATGGTTGCGACCCTGACCCACCTTGTAGTTGGCCTGCACCTCGGGATCGGAGGCTGGGACCACCGTGTAGTCGCGGAAGCGGCTGATGTGGGGTCACTCATCACCTTCGAAATCGTCCTTCGCGTTCTTCTGCCACGAGATCATCACAACGATGGCGTTCGGCAGCATGTACTGCGCCGCGCCGGACAACATCTCCATATGCCAGGCGCCGTCCGTGGCGTACACCACCGGGTGCCGGGTGTCTGTAGCTTCGCCGTAGCTCTCGGGCAGCCGGCATCGAATCGGCTATTGTCGACCCTAATTCAAACGCCAAACTCGCGCTTGTCGCTTCTAACGGAGTGGACGATGCGCCAGATCGTGCCACATCCGCCAGCGCTCTGCGCGCCGTTGCGGGAAGGCACTCTGACCCGGGCGCAGACGCGGCACCTCGTCGGGAGCGGAGGCCGCATCGGCACCGGGTAGGCTCATAGCGAAGGCCCTGCAGCAAGGGCCAACCTCGCGATCGACCAGCAAATACCGCTCATCGCCGGCGCGCGGACAAGGCACGCCGCCTCCACGTACCATGCAAGCACTACGATTGAGCTTCCCGTTCTGCTAGCCAGGATTCTAACCCTGCGGCGCACCATAGCCCCCACAAGGATGAGGAGACACCATGGCCCACCCCTTCCCATCGCGCCAGTCCACTGCATCCACGGTCACCCGCAGCGCGGCTGCGGCTCCCCGCGCACCCGCACCACGCGCATGCCCGCGCCGCACGCTGAGCATCGCCTGCGCCGCTGCCATGGCCACGGGCGTGCCGCAAGCGGCGCTCGCCCAGCTGCCCGCCAGTGCCCATGGCACGCAAGCCGGCTTTGTACTCAACGGCGTCAACGCAGGCGACAGTGCGGGCCGATCCAGCGCCGTAGGTGACGTCAACGGTGACGGCATCGGTGACCTACTGATTCGCGCCTCCGGTGCTGCCCCTAACGGCATGCGCAGCGCCGGGGAGGCGTACGTCGTGTTCGGGCGATCCGGTGGCTTCCCGAGTGAATTCGAGCTCTCCACCTTGGCCGTGGGCGACGGTTCTGAAGGGTTCGTCATCAACGGCATCGATATGGTGGATGTCTTGGGGAACGAACTGGCCGGCACCGGCCGCGTGCCCGGGGATGTCAATGGCGACGGCATCGACGACATCGTGCTCGGCGCTGCCGGCGCGGACCCCGGCGGGCGGCGAAGCGCCGGCGAGGCCTACGTGATCTTCGGCCGCATCAGTGGCTTCCCGTCGGAGTTCGAGCTCAGCACGCTGGCCACCGGGGATGGCAGCGAGGGATTCGTCCTTAACGGGATCGACGTCGAAGATCAGACAGGCGTGTCCCTAGGCGGCGCCGGGGATGTGAATGGCGACGGCATCCAGGACATCTTCATCGGTGCAGACCGCGCCGACCCGAACGGCGTTTACAACACCGGCGAGGCTTACGTGGTCTTCGGCCGCAACACCGGCTTCCCAGCGCAGTTCGAACTGGCTGACCTGGCCACGGGCGATGGATCCTCCGGTTTCGTGCTGAACGGTGCCGGTGAGCGCGACAGCTTCGGCTACTCCATCGCCGGGCTTGGCGACATCAACGGCGATGGCCTCGGCGATCTGTGCATTGGCTCCCTGGCCAGCCCCGACTTGACCTACGTGGTCTTCGGTCGGGCCAGCGGCTTCCCAGCGCAGCTTAACCTCGGCGACTTACCCGGTGGCGACGGCACCGAGGGGTTCGCCGTGCGCGCAGCCGACGCCTTCGACGGCACCGGCGAGGCGGTCAACGAGGCCGGTGACGTCAACGGCGATGGCATCGATGACATCCTGATCGGCGCGGACAGCGCAGACCCGGGGGGCCGCAACGGCGCCGGCCGGGGCTACGTGATCTTCGGCCGAACCACCGGCTTTCCCCCCGTATTCGACCTAGGCGTGCTGCTCGCGGGTGACGGCACCGAGGGCTTCGCCATGAACGGCGTGGAGGCCGCCGACGACTCCGCCCGCCGTGTCGGCGGGGCAGGGGATGTCAACGGCGACGGCATCGCCGATGTGATCATCAGCGGCGACAACGCGGACGTCGACGGCAAAATCAACGCCGGTGAGTCCTACGTGGTATTCGGCCGCCAGAGCGGGTTCCCCGCGCAGTTCGAGCTCTCTTCCCTCGCCGCGGGCGATGGTAGCCAAGGGTTCGTCATCGTGGGCATCGACGAAGACGATCGCGCTGGCAGCGCCGTCAGCCGCGCGGGCGATGTGAATGCGGACGGCATCGACGATGTGCTCGTCGGCTCCTTCAATGCCAGCCCTGACGGCAAGCTTTTCGCGGGGGAGACCTACGTGGTGTACGGCACGCGCGACGGCTTCCCGCCCGTGTTCGAACTCGCCACGCTGACGCCTCCTATCGCGACCACGACCTTTGCGGGGGCCGATGCGCGGGTAATCGGATGCCGCAACGTCACCACCGGCGAGGCCGAGGTGTTTGCCGATCCTCCACCCAACGTGAGTACGCTGATCGATTGTGGGGCGAACGGCGTCGGAGTGGTGACGGGGGATGAGATCACCATCACCGTACGCGGCGTGAGCCTCACGACCGTGCTCACCGGCGGCACCGACGGCCTGACCTTACAGAACGTGCTCTGCACGAACGAAACGACGGGCGACCGTCGACTCGCGCTCATCGATGCGAACGGCCGGTGGGACTGCGACAACAACGGGTTCCCCCTGGGCAACGAGGCCAGCGTGTCCGTGAACATCGCCGCGACGGTTCAGTAGGCGCAGCAGGGGCTTACTGCGCCGCCCCGGGGGCGGGAAACGCCCGCCCGACTCCGGGAGTGGATCCCAGGCGCGCGACGAACGCGCCCTGCTAGAACCCCGCCCCATGGCCAATGCCGATGCCCCTCCCCCACCGCCCGACGCCGACGCTCGCGCCCGCGCGCGGGCCTACGCCCGCCAGCGCGTGACGGACCCGCGCCTCGCCCGTGAGCTCGCCCCCGGCTCGTACGGGAACCAGATGCGACGACACTCAATGTAGCCCCAACCGACCTGCGCGAGGAGATCGCGAGAGCAGAGACTACCGCGAGGCCTACTTGAACGATCTGAACGGGATTTATCCGGGCCTCACCGCGTTGCAAATGGGAGCGACCCTAGAGCACGAGGCGGAGGATTCGCCGGAGTGGCTTGATGCTCTTGGCTCTGACGACGAAGCTCGCCACGAGCGTGCGAAGTTGCAGTCTGATGTCTCGGCGTCGAGGCATTCCGTGAGGATAGCGATTGATGCGAGCGTTGAGCCTGATGTTCCGCGCGGCCGACGACGACTTGGTGGTCGGTCTCGCTTCGGGCGCGCCAGGAGGCGATGTGATCTTCCATGAAGCGTGTCGCGAGCAAGGCATCAGTTCGTGGGTCGCGCTACCGATGCCCAAGGATGACTACGTAGCCCGTGCGTTCGGCGACTTGGACAGCTGGCGATCGAGATTCCTCTCTAGCGCGGGGCACGGCAAGGTCTTGGAGCTATCGGACCGACCCGGACTACCGCGTTGGTTAGATGATACGCAGACCGAGTGCGACGCGTGGAGCCGCGGGAATCGCTGGACGATCTCGATGGCGCAGTCATGGGGTGCCGACGAGACGATCGTCTTGGTCCCTTGGGACGAACAGGACGATGGTGCGCTTGGGCGGACGACCGAGTTCGTGCGACTCGCGCGCAACACCGGCCTGAAGGTGGAGATCATCCCAATGCCACAAGGCTAAGTGCATGCGGTCCCGCAAGTAGTCGAGAAGTCCTGCCCCCCTTGGGTTGGGCTAGCACTTTCATCTTCCGGCCTTTGCACCCTGTCTGGCGCCTAGGCACGGGTCGAGAGACTGCAAGGACGAAGAGGGGAATCTGCCCGGTGCCATCAGGGTAAACGACGCGACTGAACGCGCGCTGGCGTTGACTCTAGATCGGTTCGATGAGGTGCTGAAACAGTCCCGGGACAAGCGGATTCCGCATTCCCTGTGTGAGCACGTGTACAGCCTCGCGCAGGCTTTCGCCGCCTTCTACAGCGCCCTTCCCATCGCCACAGAGGCGGACTCGGACCTGCGCGGCTCCATGCTCGGGCTATGTGAGGCGGTTGCACGGTAACTGCGAACCGGGCTCTACCTATTGGGTATCGAAGCGTCCGAGCGGATGTAATTGGCGCGGTGCGCTCATCATCAATACGTAAAGAACGTAACCCACGACCTACACCTCTGGATCAGCATCCAAGACTGAGAGCTACAACAGAAGGAGAACACGTGGTCTCCGTTGATAGTGGCGGAGTGGCCGTGCAAGGTAGCCGCCTCGCTGCTGTCGCCGTTTATTGCTGCGACAAAGAGCTCGACGGTCGGCGTACCCGCTTCTGTAGCCTCAGGCTCAGTGCGTTGATCGCTAGAAACCGGTGGGTCGAACGATGGGGGTTGTGCTCCCCAGCGTCCGGCTCCGATGAACGTAACCGCCACCAGCGCGGCCACCGCGACACCACCAAGCTAAATCACGGTTAGGCATAGGGGAGACCCCTCTGGTTTTTGCACTCACGTCTAATCCGCTACGCTTGTGTACGTGCGACCGTGGTCACGTGGGTAACACTGAAGCTGGGAGTTGGTTGAAAGGCACGGATATGCGGCCGAGCTAGTGCCTCGACGAGGCATCGCAGCATGCCGAGAATGACCGAACCTGACACCCCGCGCCAGTCATACGCGCTGTCGTTGACTTTGCCGGATACATCACCGTGCAAACACACCCGTGGAAGCATAAGCAGAGTGAACGGCATCGCTGAAGTACGCTCCGACCCCACCGAAGGCGCTGACGCCCGCATTTAGAAGTCCGCAGCCGCGACTCCCACCATGTCGACCCAGACAGCCCGTTCGTCTTTCCAGCAACTCCGCCCTCTTTCGCCACCGCTCGTCGAACTCGCCACGGGCCAAACCGTAGCGCCCGTCGATCGCGGCCACTCGAGATGCCCTCAATCAACATACCCAGACCCGAGCCCCTATGCTGGCGGCCCACGCGCCCCCCGTCGCTCGATCCGCGCTTCCCACCCCCAACTCCTGAGAATGCCTATCAAAATGATTGGCTCGGAACCTAGCGAGAGCGGAAGATCCTCGATAGAGAGGCGATCAGTGCCCCAAGCAGCACGCAGAGTTTTGCTCCAGCATGGTCTGCGCCAGGTGCCGGGCTTGCTCGCGTTCGTGGAGACGCAGCAGGCTCATGCGAGCGTCCGTCGCGGCGAGCATCCGGTTCACGGCGCGGCCCGCGATTCGCTCCGGGTTGGGCTCGTACTCCGCCCGCAGCAAGGCCGTGTAGAGCAACATGGTGGCCGCCGCTTCGATGTGTGCGTCCGGCTGCAGGCCCTGCTCGTAGCGGGTGATGAGTAGATCGACTAAACCGTATAGGGCGAATTGGTTGCCCAGCTTCCAGGCGTCACGCAGCAGCGTCTCCTTCAGCTTGGGATCCTGCACGTGCTCCGCATAGTTCATCTTCGCTTGGCTGTAGGGGCCTTCGGCAACGCGGGCAAGCAGCGCGAGTTGATCGGCCTCGGTAGCGCGCGGAACGCCCTTGCAGTCGTCGTAGGTCTCGCGTAACCGCTGCGCCATCTCGGCCCGCTTGTCGGACTCGGCGAGGCGAAAGACCCCGCGACCTGGCCATTCCAGCCGGTGCGTCTGCTCCATCGTATCAATCGCATTGCTCAGCGATTGCTCGGTGCTGTGCGCCTGCCGACACGTCTCGAGGATATCGTGCACCATGAGTGTGGCACTCGGATCGCCCGCGTCCATCATCGGCTCGAGCTCTGCCAGGGCGTCCGCGTAGGGTGGCGGCCGCCACCGCGAGGGCTGCGGCATCGCGGGGGGTGCCTCCCAGCGCAGGGCGCGAGGGCCGCCGTCGCCGAGACAAACGTGGTTGAGCGGGCAGCGGCGAATCACCTCGCTGATGGCGGTGGGCGAGGGCTTGGAAGCCGTGGCCGCGGCGCTCCTCGTGGTCGCCGGCGGCGCCGCGTCTTGGACAATCGATTCGAGCGGTGCTCCCACGTCGGGTGGCGGCGCGTCGTTCCGTTGCTCCTCAGCAGGCGTGCGCAGGATCATCGTCGTGAGTACGCCAACACCAAGCAGCGTGGCGAGGATCACTGGCGTGCGCATGGATCGTCCCCACCTGTTACGGTGATGAGGTGCCTGGGAGCGTGGCTAGGGGGGCGCATGCGATCGTTACTAGGGATGGCCTTGCTGGCCGCCATGCTCGTCCTCCGGGGCGCTGACGCGAGCAGCCGAATCTACACCCGTTTGCCGCAGTACATCGACCAGTCGAGCTTGATCGTACTGGGACGGATCCGATCGGCACAAGGTGAGCGCAGGGACCTGGGCGACGGGGACACGGACATAGTGACCCGGCGCGTCTTCGATGTGGAACGGGTGTTCTACGATGCCTCGGGCGCAGTCGTAGCGGGGCAGCAAATCGAGTATCTGACCTCGGGCGGGCGGGTGCCTGGAAGTGACGAAGAGGTGGTCACCGTCGGCGGCACCAGGCACTACGGCAAGGGCGCGCGCGCAGTGCTCTTCCTGCCAGGCCGCCTGTGGTTGGGGGATCGAAGTCCGCCCATGTACGAGGTGAAGGTCGCGCTCGGACCCGACGGGCGAGAGTATTTGCTCACCCAGGACGGCGTTCTGGAGGACATACGCTCCGCCGAGTTCGCCTTCGCCACCGCGAGCACTGCTGATGGTCGTCGGGTCCGGTCTTTGGACGAGGTGACGCCGGACCTGCCGACGGCGAGCGTGTTACTAAACCGTTTGCAGAGCGCCATCCGCACGGTGAAGGAGACTCCCGTGGGGCGCTGCCTGGCGAAGCCACTGCCGCATCTGGAGGGGCGTGATGCGCAGTGGTGGGAGTATCAGGATGAGGAACCCGCGGGGTGTGCCTTCTCGCGCGACTTCTGTGGCTGGTTGACGGACTACACGCTGGCCGTTGCCGGTGACCCCGACCGGTACCTGACCGCCCGCGATGCCTTACTGATGACCCAAGGCTACGATCGCTTCATCGACGACATCTCCCGGGCGCGCCGGGAGCTTCGGGGCGAGATGGAGGGCTGGATGTTACTGGCGTGGCACGATCCTAGATCGCGCGGCCAGCATCGCTTGATCTACGTTGCCTACGGTGACGAGCGCTCCTGCCAAGCGACCTACCTCGTGGCAAGCGCTGGCGGCGGCGGACAGGGCTATACGCTCGCCCACGGCGCGAGCCCTCTGCGGTCCTGCCAGGTTCCGAGATTTCCCGTGATCTGCGATTCCGCCGAGGCCTACGAGTTCGAGATCAACGCACTCACCGCGTCCCATGAGGGCGAACCCACCGTGTTCTTCGTTCGCGAGGACGGGGACCTGTGCGGTCTGGCGCTGCCCGCGGGCGAGGCGCCCGAGTGGCTGCGAGAACTGCAGCAGGGGACGTTCCTAGCGGTGCCCTGGGTGCTCTGAGGCGACGGGCGGTAAGCAGAAGCAGAACATACGGTATCGCTGAAGTACGCCCCGACCCCACCAAAAACCGCTGACGTCCGCCTGCGAGCCCGCAGCCGCGACTCCCACCGTGTCGACCCCACAGCCAGTTCGTCTTTCCAGCAACTCCGCCCACTCTCGCCACCGCCGCGTGTCCGAGGGTCCGCTCCCACGGCAATGTGGATAGATCTCGTTACCTTCCCGTGTCGAAAAGAACTTGGTAAAAACGCTAGCGCTTACCTCGGAGCCCCTAGGGCGTCCTCGTAGATCGCGAGTGTGTGATTGCCTATTGGCGACCCCGTCTGAGCGGTAAACGCGAGAGGCGTGCCAATATGAGTTCAGGTAGACCGATCCGTAAGGTTTCGAAGGATAAGACAAATAAACGCTATCCCCGAAGTAGGCGCCGATCCTTCCGTGCCCCGCTGATGCCCTCCTCATCTGCTCCCTAAGGACGGCTAGTCCCCTTTCGACCTAAATGGGCTGCGCCCTTTTCCAGCAACCTTACCCAGTTTCACCACCGCACCGCTGGTCCGACGCGAGCGAAACCGCAGCGCCCGCCAATCACGGCCAACCGGCCGAGCGACCAGGTGTCGACCCAGGCGTGAGCGAGATTCTGCGCCTGCGCGATCCAGCTGCCCGCCTCGCCGCCCTGCGCGCGAGCGACCACCCCCAAGCCCAGTTCCTGTGGGCCTTGCATCGCGACCTGTTCCACTACTGCGCTTATCACCTAGGGGACATCGCCGACGGTGCCCGTCAGCTCGATTTCGCCATCCGTTGGGGCTACGGCTGGAAGCTCGGCCCCTTCGAGCTGTGGCAAGCCGCTGGCTGGCGCCAGGTAAGTGAGTGGATTCGTGAGGATATCGCTGCAGGCAAAGCGCTGTGCAACGCACCGCTCTGCTTCTCGGCGAACCTAAGCCCGCAGATAAAATGGTGGAGGAAACCGACTCCATCCGCTTGTGGACCCTCGATGATGAGGTGCTGATCGCCAGCTTCAGGACCAAGCGCAACACCATGTCGCTCGGCGTGCTGGAGGGCCTGCAACGGGCTGCCGATCTTCCCGAAACGGGCCCGTGGAAGGGCCTCGTCGTGTGGCAAAGACGACGAGCCCTTCTCCTTCGGCGCCGACCTCACCCAGGCGACGGACCTGGTGATGCGCGGCGACGCGGAAGGGCTCAACAGCATGATTCACAACTTCCAATCGACACTCATGCGCCTGAAGTACTGCGGCGTACCGACCGTCGCCACCGTGCGGGGCATGGCCCTCGGCAGTTCGTGCGAGCTGATCCTGCAATGTGATCGCGTGGTCGCCGCCCACGAATCATGCTCGAAGGCCACTTCATCAGCGAGCACGACTACGAGATCGGATCGCGCATCGCCGATGCCCTGTGCGGCGGCGACGTCGACCCAGGCACCCTCGTAGACGAGGAGTAGCTCCTGCGCCTCGAGCGCGAGCACTTCGTCGCCTTGACGCTGGACAAGAAGACCCAAGCGCGCATCATGCATACGCTCGAAACCGCCAAGCCCGTGCGCAAATGATCAGGAGATTCGACGAATGACCGAGAAAGCCTAGAGCGTTGCCGCCGCCCGCACGCCCACTAGCCGCGCAAACAAAGGTGCCTTCGCCAGCACCCGACGTGACGACCTCCTCGCCCACGTGCTGCGCGGCGCGGTCGACCAGGTGCCGTCCATGGATCCCGCCGCCATTGAAGATGTCATCATCGGCTGCGCCATGCCCGAGGCCGATCAGGGCATGAACGCCGCCCGCATCGCCACGCTCCTCGCCGGATTGCCCGAGTGCGTGCGGGCCATGACCGTCAACCGCTTCTACTCCTCCGGCCTGCAGACCATCGCCACCGCCGCCCTGCAGATCCAGCTAGGGCAGGCCGACGTGATGGTCGCCGGTGGCACCGAGTCGATGACCATGGTGCCCATGATGGGCCACAAGGTGTCCT
Coding sequences:
- a CDS encoding DALR anticodon-binding domain-containing protein; amino-acid sequence: MRVNDATERALALTLDRFDEVLKQSRDKRIPHSLCEHVYSLAQAFAAFYSALPIATEADSDLRGSMLGLCEAVAR